A single window of Liolophura sinensis isolate JHLJ2023 chromosome 6, CUHK_Ljap_v2, whole genome shotgun sequence DNA harbors:
- the LOC135467378 gene encoding small proline-rich protein 3-like, producing MSSIPNPAKTNVPHPATSSIPNPAKTNAPHPATSTTSSIHNPAKTNALHPATSSIPNPAKTNAPHPATSSTPNPVQTHAPHPATSSISNPVQTHAPHPATSSIPNPAKTHAPHPATSSTPNPVQTHAPHPATSSILNPAKTHAPHPATSSTPNPVQTTASHLVRNNAAQPALNTATGWRGTQANRQDFTFKSNQTYDM from the exons ATGAGCAGTATCCCCAACCCAGCCAAGACTAATGTTCCACATCCAGCCACCAGCAGTATCCCCAACCCAGCCAAGACTAATGCTCCTCATCCAGCCACCAGCA CCACCAGCAGTATCCACAACCCAGCCAAGACTAATGCTCTACATCCAGCCACCAGCAGTATCCCCAACCCAGCCAAGACTAATGCTCCACATCCAGCCACCAGCAGTACCCCAAACCCAGTCCAGACTCATGCTCCACATCCAGCCACAAGCAGTATCTCAAACCCAGTCCAGACTCATGCTCCACATCCAGCCACCAGCAGTATCCCCAACCCAGCCAAGACTCATGCTCCACATCCAGCCACCAGCAGTACCCCAAACCCAGTCCAGACTCATGCTCCACATCCAGCCACCAGCAGTATCCTCAACCCTGCCAAGACTCATGCTCCACATCCAGCCACCAGCAGTACCCCAAACCCAGTCCAGACTACTGCTTCACATCTAGTCAGGAATAATGCCGCACAACCAGCTCTTAATACAGCCACAGGATGGCGTGGGACTCAAGCTAACAGACAGGATTTCACATTCAAAAGCAATCAAACTTATGACATGTAA
- the LOC135467379 gene encoding skin secretory protein xP2-like: MAMFHVQPSAKLYIQPRAMLHTQTIAMLHIQPSAMPHTQSRAMLQTQPRAMLYTQTPAMLHTDNINAPHSAKRNVTHPDKSNAPHPAKSNAAHPVKQCSTPSQEQCCTPNQEHDAYPNPTTSSIPNPAKTNAPHPATSSIPNPAKANAPHPATSSIPNPAKTNAPHPATSSIPNPAKANAPHPATSSIPNPPKTNAPHPATSSIPNPAKANAPHPATSSIPNLAKTNAPHPATSSIPNPAKANAPHPATSSIPNSARTNAPHPATSTTSSIPNPAKANAPHPATSSIPNPAKTNAPHPATSSIPNLAKANAPHPATSSIPHPPKTNAPHPATSSIPNPAKANAPHPATSSIPNLAKTNAPHPATSSIPNPAKANAPHPATSSIPNPAKANAPHPATSSIPNSAKTNAPHPATSSIPNQPRLMIHIQP, encoded by the exons ATGGCAATGTTCCATGTCCAGCCGAGTGCAAAGCTGTACATCCAGCCAAGAGCAATGCTGCACACCCAGACAATAGCAATGCTCCACATTCAGCCAAGCGCAATGCCGCACACCCAGTCAAGAGCAATGCTGCAAACCCAGCCAAGAGCAATGCTGTACACCCAGACACCAGCAATGCTGCACACCGACAATATCAATGCTCCACATTCAGCCAAGCGCAATGTTACACACCCAGACAAGAGCAATGCTCCACATCCAGCCAAGAGCAATGCTGCACACCCAGTCAAGCAGTGCTCCACACCCAGCCAAGAACAATGCTGCACACCCAACCAGGAGCATGATGCATACCCAAACCCAACCACAAGCAGTATCCCAAACCCAGCCAAGACTAATGCTCCACATCCAGCCACCAGCAGTATCCCAAACCCAGCCAAGGCTAATGCTCCACATCCAGCCACCAGCAGTATCCCAAACCCAGCCAAGACTAATGCTCCACATCCAGCCACCAGCAGTATCCCAAACCCAGCCAAGGCTAATGCTCCACATCCAGCCACCAGCAGTATCCCAAACCCACCCAAGACTAATGCTCCTCATCCAGCCACCAGCAGTATCCCAAACCCAGCCAAGGCTAATGCTCCACATCCAGCCACCAGCAGTATCCCAAACCTAGCCAAGACTAATGCTCCACATCCAGCCACCAGCAGTATCCCAAACCCAGCCAAGGCTAATGCTCCACATCCAGCCACCAGCAGCATCCCAAATTCAGCCAGGACTAATGCTCCACATCCAGCCACCAGCA CCACCAGCAGTATCCCCAACCCAGCCAAGGCTAATGCTCCACATCCAGCCACCAGCAGTATCCCAAACCCAGCCAAGACTAATGCTCCACATCCAGCCACCAGCAGTATCCCAAACCTAGCCAAGGCTAATGCTCCACATCCAGCCACCAGCAGTATCCCACACCCACCCAAGACTAATGCTCCTCATCCAGCCACCAGCAGTATCCCAAACCCAGCCAAGGCTAATGCTCCACATCCAGCCACCAGCAGTATCCCAAACCTAGCCAAGACTAATGCTCCACATCCAGCCACCAGCAGTATCCCAAACCCAGCCAAGGCTAATGCTCCACATCCAGCCACCAGCAGTATCCCAAACCCAGCCAAGGCTAATGCTCCACATCCAGCCACCAGCAGCATCCCAAATTCAGCCAAGACTAATGCTCCACATCCAGCCACCAGCAGTATCCCAAACCAACCAAGATTAATGATCCACATCCAGCCATGA